The Deinococcus wulumuqiensis R12 genome has a window encoding:
- a CDS encoding IS4 family transposase, translating into MIAARSVNHHDLSAHMPGMSTPQGKKRRADRTFRDEQLDMGFFIALLVAHLPPGKVLLSLDRTNWEHGETPINFLVLGAVVHGFTLPLIWVPLDESGNSHTYARMWLVLKLLRALPAKRWLGLVADREFIGAEWFRFLRRQGIKRAIRIRHSDMLDDMSGKEWFEHVQHGHFHEISEKVFVFGELMRVVATRSPVGDLIIIATDFNARKTWKLYKQRWSIECTFSSFKTRGFDLERTGITEKSRLQRLFGLVTLAWMFCLQLGVWLGQTHPIPVLKHGRRAVSLVRHGAQHLVDALRWKPERCRAFLELLTRPFCPPGAAGDEVVTY; encoded by the coding sequence ATGATTGCCGCGAGAAGCGTCAATCATCACGATCTGAGTGCCCATATGCCAGGGATGAGTACCCCGCAGGGCAAGAAGAGACGAGCAGACCGGACCTTCCGGGATGAGCAGCTGGACATGGGCTTTTTCATCGCCCTGCTCGTCGCCCACCTGCCACCAGGAAAGGTTTTGCTGAGTCTGGACCGCACCAACTGGGAACACGGGGAGACGCCCATCAACTTTCTGGTGCTTGGAGCCGTGGTCCACGGCTTCACCCTGCCCCTGATCTGGGTGCCCCTCGACGAGTCCGGGAACAGTCACACGTACGCCCGGATGTGGCTGGTGTTGAAGCTGCTTCGGGCCTTGCCAGCGAAACGCTGGCTGGGCCTAGTGGCTGATCGTGAGTTCATCGGTGCGGAATGGTTCCGTTTTCTCCGTCGTCAGGGCATCAAGCGGGCCATCCGCATTCGGCACAGCGACATGCTGGACGATATGAGCGGGAAAGAGTGGTTTGAGCATGTCCAGCACGGTCATTTTCACGAGATCAGCGAAAAGGTGTTTGTGTTCGGGGAGTTGATGCGGGTGGTGGCGACGAGGTCACCTGTGGGTGACCTCATCATCATCGCTACCGATTTCAATGCTCGGAAGACCTGGAAGCTTTACAAGCAGCGCTGGTCAATTGAGTGCACCTTCAGCAGCTTCAAAACGCGAGGCTTCGACCTGGAGCGAACGGGGATTACAGAAAAAAGCCGTCTACAACGGCTCTTTGGTCTGGTGACGCTGGCCTGGATGTTCTGTTTGCAGCTGGGGGTCTGGCTCGGCCAGACCCATCCCATTCCCGTCCTGAAACATGGTCGCAGAGCGGTCAGCCTGGTGCGTCACGGTGCTCAGCATCTCGTGGATGCCCTGCGTTGGAAACCCGAACGATGCAGGGCTTTCCTGGAACTGCTCACCCGTCCTTTCTGCCCGCCAGGCGCGGCTGGAGACGAAGTTGTCACCTACTGA
- a CDS encoding SRPBCC family protein, producing the protein MTKNDVMAGMDQNRVVSGAAGGALLMMGLKKRGVLGLLMTVGGGYLAYKAATGKDPVMEAAGLSGNAAAAKPIFVEHSVVIDRPAQAVYDYWRKLENLPQIMSHLESVTVLDDKRSRWVAKAPLGTHVEWEAEIVNDKPGERIGWHSLPGATVDNAGSVQFESLPDGKTRVHVALSYRPPAGALGAAVAKLFGEEPSQQIAEDLQKFKATFEGTSPKA; encoded by the coding sequence ATGACCAAAAACGATGTGATGGCCGGAATGGACCAGAACCGCGTGGTGAGCGGTGCGGCGGGCGGCGCCCTGCTGATGATGGGACTGAAAAAGCGCGGCGTGCTGGGCCTGCTGATGACCGTGGGCGGTGGCTACCTCGCCTACAAAGCGGCGACCGGCAAAGACCCTGTGATGGAAGCGGCGGGCCTGAGCGGCAACGCGGCAGCGGCCAAACCGATTTTCGTGGAGCACTCGGTTGTGATCGACCGTCCCGCGCAGGCGGTGTACGACTACTGGCGCAAGCTCGAAAACCTGCCCCAGATCATGAGCCACCTCGAGAGCGTGACCGTCCTTGACGACAAGCGCAGCCGCTGGGTCGCCAAGGCGCCACTGGGCACCCACGTCGAGTGGGAAGCCGAAATCGTCAACGACAAGCCCGGCGAGCGCATCGGCTGGCACTCGCTGCCCGGCGCGACGGTGGACAACGCGGGCAGCGTGCAGTTCGAGAGCCTGCCCGACGGCAAGACCCGCGTGCATGTGGCCCTGAGCTACCGTCCGCCCGCGGGTGCGCTGGGCGCCGCCGTCGCCAAGCTGTTCGGCGAGGAACCCAGCCAGCAGATTGCCGAAGATCTCCAGAAGTTCAAGGCGACCTTCGAGGGCACCAGCCCCAAGGCCTGA